Sequence from the Actinomycetes bacterium genome:
ATGCCGACGTGGAGCGGATGGTGGCCGGCAAGCTGCCGCTCGCCCCGCGCTACCGCCAGCGGGTGCGGACGGTGCCGTTCGCCGTCGGGCGGCCGGTCTGGTCCGACGACGTCCACTTCCGGCTCGGCTACCACCTGAGGCACACCGCCCTGCCGCAGCCCGGCGGCCGCGAGCAGCTCCGCAACCTGGTCGGCCGCGTCATGTCCCAGCAGCTCGACCGGACCAAGCCGCTCTGGGAGCTGTGGGTCGTCGAAGGCCTCGAGGACGGCCACTGGGCCCTGTTCACCAAGGCGCACCACTGCATGGTCGACGGCATCGCCGGCACCGACCTGCTCACCGTGCTGCTCGACGACACCCCGGAGCCGTCGCCGGCCGTGCCCGACACGTGGCGGCCCGTGCCCGAGCCGTCCAGCCTGCGCCTGGCCGGGGAGGCCGTCATCGACTACCTGGCCAGCCCCTACGAGCAGTGGCGGGCGGCCCGGGCCGTGACCGGGGCGCCTCTGCGCCTGGCCCGGCTGCTGGCCGACACCGCCCGCGGCCTGGCCACCGTGCCCGGCCTGGTGCGCGTGGCGCCCGGCTCCTCGCTGGCCGGGCCGATCGGCCCGCACCGTCGCTGGGGCTGGGCGGCGGCGACCCTCGACGACGTGCGGACGGTCCGCACCGGGCTGGGCGGAACCGTCAACGACGTGGTCCTGGCAGCCGTCACCCGTGGGTTGCGGGACCTCTTGCTCGCCCACGGCGACACCCCCGAGGGCGCGGTGGTCCGATCCCTGGTCCCGGTGTCGGTGCGCCGCCCGGGGGAGCGGGGCAGCTACAACAACCGGGTCTCGGCGATGGTCGCCGAGCTGCCTGTCGGGGTCGCCGACCCGGCCGAGCGGCTGGCCGCGGTCCGGCGCCAGATGGACGGGCTCAAGCAGTCGAGGCAGGCGGTGGCGGCCGAGACGCTGACGTCGCTGTCCGGGTTCGCCCCGCCGCTGCTGCTGGCGCTCGGCGCCCGCGTCGCCATCAGGGCCCTCGGCCGCTTCGGGCAGGGCAGCGTCAACACCGTCACCACCAACGTGCCCGGCCCCCAGCACCCCCTGTACGCGCTCGGCCGGCGCCTGGTCGAGGCGTGCCCGTACGTGCCGCTGGCCAGCCCCATGCGGGTCGGCGTGGCGGTCTTCTCCTACGACGGCCGGCTCACGTTCGGCGTCACCGCCGACTACGACAGCGTCCCCGACGTCGAGGTCGTCTGCCAGGGCATCGAGGCCGGCCTCGCCGAGCTGGTCAAGCTTGCGGTAGTAACAGGGTAGAAGTCTCGTTCGTACAGTTAGACCGGAAATTGGTCTCCACAGTGGCGATGCGCGACGATGGCGCCTCCTGACGTCGTCAGCGCGTACGAGGTCGCCCCAGCCGGCAGGTGTCCGGCCAGGGCCGGCAGGTCGCCGGCCAGGGCGTCCGCCCGCGCCTCCGGAGACGCTGATGGGGGACCGCTTCCCGCGAAGAGACGATGAGCACGGGCAGGTCGCCGTTATCGTGGCCCTGGTCCTCACGCTCATGCTCGCGTTCGGCGCCCTGGTCGTCGACGTCGGCCTCAGCTGGGCCGCCCGGTCGGAGGCGCAGACGGCCGCCGACGCGGCCGTGCTGGCCGGCCTGGCCGAGCTGCCCGGCGACCCGGCCGGCGCGGTCGCCGCGGTCAAGGCGTACCTGAACAGCAACGTCCCCGGCCTGGACGACGGCACTGGCTGGGACGTCAACGCCACCGACGCCGATGGCGACATCACCTGCTGGGCGCCGCCCGCTCCGGTCCCGGCCCCCGGCGCTGGCTGCCATGCCGGCAACACGGCCATCCAGGTGGTCACCCCGCCGCTCGAGCCCACCTACGCGTTCGCGGGCATCCTGGGGCGGCGCTCCGGCGCGGTGAAGGCGCTCGCCGCGGCCGGTCCGACCAGCGGCATCACTCCCTGCGCGCTGTGTGTGCTCGACCGGGACGCGGCCCAGGCCCTCGCGGTCACCGGCGGCGGGGGGATCACCGTGAGCGGCGCCGGGGTCGTGGTCAACTCCGACGCCGTGAACGCCGCGGTGCTGAGCGGCGGCGGCGGCGTCACCGCCCCCTCCATCGGCGTGGTCGGCGGGGTGCAGGCCAGCTCGAGCGGGCAGTTCACGCCGAGCCCGACCCTCGGCATCCCTCCGGTCGAGGACCCCCTGGCCGGCTTGCCCACCCCCGACCAGGTCCGGGCCCTGCCCCCGCGCGGCACGGTGGTGGCGAGCCCCTCCACCCCGCCCGTCAACGAGGGCGTCTACGACCGCATCGTGGTGGGCGGCGGCAGCACCACCCTGCGCATGAACCCTGGCATCTACGTGGTGACCGGTGAGTTCACCTTGAGCTCGAGCGCGACGGTGCTGGGCGCCGGGGTCACGGTGTACCTCGCCTGCCCCCAGTATCCACAGCCCTGCAACGGCCCCGGGGCGACGTTCAGCCAGAACTCCACCGCCCGGTACCTCGTCACCGCTCCCGCCAGCGGGCTGTACAAGGGCCTGTCGATCTTCGCCGACCAGACCAACACCTCTCCCATCACCCTGACGAGCAGCAGCACCGGCAGCTTCACCGGCACGATCTACGCGGCAGCGGGCGGGCTGCACCTCTCGTCGGATGGGGGGATCCTGCAGCTCAACTCCCTCGTCGTGGCAGGCACCATGCAGATCAGCTCCGGCAGCGGGACCAACCTGGTCTACAACCCGAGCCAGAACGCCACGATCACCCCGTCCGGCAGCAGGCTCATCAGGTAGCGCCGCCCTTCGTGGGCACGAGCGGAAACCACTCGAAGCGCGGGCGACATTCCCGGTAGCATGGCGGGCTTGCGCCGGGATTCGGACCACCCGGCGTCTCCTCGGGGGTCGGATCGTTGAGCGGACACGGCGGCGCGCTCGCGTGCGAGCTGCGGGCCGAGCGCGCGCAGCTCGCGCGGGCACGAGCGTGCCTTGCGGAGATGCGGCGCCGGGCGGAGTCCCTCGACGCGACCGGTGGCGACGAGATCGCCGAGGAGGTGGTGCGGGCCCGGCTCCGGCTCCGGGTCGCCGCGCTGGCCGACGACGGGACGGTGCCGCTGTTCTTCGGCCGCATCGACTACGACGAGGCGGCCGAGCTCGCCGACGAGGCGGCCGAGCTCGCGGGGGAACGGTTCCACATCGGGCGCCGCCACATCCACGACGACCTGATGGACCCGGTGGTGGTGGACTGGCGCGCCTCGGTCGCCCGGCCCTTCTACCGGGCGAGCCCGCAGGACCCCTGGGGGCTGTGGCGCCGGCGCCGCTTCGGGTTCTCCCAGGGCGAGCTGACCTCGTTCCAGGACGAGCACTTCGAGGACGACGCCGACCTGGCCATCGCCGAGGCGGCGCTGCGGGCCGAGATCGAGCGGCCCCGGGTCGGCCCGATGCGCGACATCGTCGCCACGATCCAGCCCGAGCAGGACGACCTCGTGCGCGCCTCCCTCGGCGAGACCATCTGCATCCAGGGCGGCCCGGGCACCGGCAAGACCGCCGTCGGCCTGCACCGGGCCGCGTACCTGCTCTACGAGCACCGCGACCGCCTGCGCACCGACGACGTGCTGGTGGTCGGCCCGAGCCGGGCGTTCATGGCGTTCATCAGCCAGGTGCTCCCCGGCCTGGGCGAGGTCGACGTCACCCAGCGGACGATCGGGGAGCTGGTCGGGGGCGTCACCGTGCGGGGCACCGACACCCCGGCCGCCGCCGCCGTCAAGGCCGACGCGCGCATGGCCGAGGTCCTCCGGCGCGCGGTGTACAGCCGGGTCCGCCTGCCGGCTGAGCCGCTCGCGATGCCGTTCGGGTCGAGCGCCGTCTGGCTCCCGGCGAGCCGCCTCCGGGCCATGGTGGCGGCCCTGCGGGACCGGGGCGTACCCTACGCCGCGGCCCGGGAGCTGTTGTGGGAGCAGCTCGGCCGCGCCTGCCAGACCCAGGCCGAGCGGGGCGGGCACGCCGGGTTCGAGTCGATCGACGACGCCGTGAAGGCGGCGCGCAGGTCCAAGGCGGCCCGCAGGCTGGTCGACGCAGCCTGGCCGGCCCTCCAGCCCGCCAGGCTGCTGTTCGACCTGCTGGGCGACGAGGAGGCGCTGCGCGCCGCGGCCGGCGGGGTCCTCGGCGACGTCGAGCAGAAGGAGCTGGCCTGGGCGCGGCGGCCCCGGAGCCGCGCCGCCGCGCCCTGGACGGCGGCCGACGCGTTCCTGCTCGACGAGCTGGCCGCCCTGCTCGACGCGCCCCGGTCCTACGGCCACGTGGTGGTCGACGAGGCCCAGGACCTGTCGGCCATGCAGCTCCGGGCGCTCGGCCGGCGCTGCCGGTACGGCTCGGCCACGCTCCTCGGAGACCTCGCGCAGGGCACGACCCCCTGGGCGGTGGACGACTGGGGGACCGCGCTCGCCCACCTCGGCAAGCCCGAGGGCGAGATCCGCTCGCTCCCGCGGGCGTTCCGGGCGCCGCGCGCCGTGCTCGACCTCGCCAACCGGCTGCTGCCCCACATCGCGCCGGGGCTCACGCCGGCCCGGTCGGTGCGCGAGGTCTCCGGCGCGCTGGAGCTGCGCCAGGTCGAGCCGTCCGGGCTCGCCGCGGCCTGGGTGCGGGCCGTGCGCGACGCCCTGCGGGCCGAGGGGTCGGTCGGCGTGATCGCCGCCGACGGCGAGGTCGACCGGGTGGCCGGGGAGCTGCGCCGCCACGGGACCGACCTGGCAGCGCTGGACCGGCTCGGGCAGGCGGCTCGCGTCACCGTCGTCCCCGCCTCCCAGGCCAAGGGCCTGGAGTACGACCAGGTGGTCGTGGTGGAGCCGGCCGCCATCGTGCAGGCCGAGCCGCTCGGCCTCCGGCGGTTGTACATCGTGCTGAGCAGGGCGGTGACCCACCTCACGGTGGTCCACGCCGAGCCGCTGCCAGCGCTCCTGGCCGGACCGGCCGGGTCACCCTAGCGGCACCCGAGGACGGTCTCGCCTACCCGTCGTCGCCGAGGGCGGCGAGGCGGTCGCGGCACTCGGGCCGGCCGAGGCGGCCCAGAGCCGACTCGTAGGCGCGGCGCACGACCGGGTAGCGGCGCCTGGGGTTCATGGAGTTCAGCCCCATCACCTCCAGGTCGGCCGCGGTGGGCTGGAACGCCACCACCAGGGTGCCCTGGCGGCGCACGCGCCACGCCTCGTCGGCCAGGCGCAGGCGCAACGCCCGGCGCGCGGGCAGGTCCACCGAGCGGCGGCGGACGCCCCTGGCCACCGACATCGGCGCGCTGACCACGACCAGGTCGAGCCCGAGGCCGGCCACCGCGTCGAGGTTGGTGGGGGAGTGGACGCCGCCGTCGATGTACCAGTTTCCGCCGATCTGGGCTGGCGCGAACCAGCCGGGGATGGCGCAAGAGGCGGCCACGGCCGTGCCCACGTCGGTGGCTGGCGCGCCAGGCTGGCCGAGCACCACGCGCCGCCCGTCGCGCAGCCGGACCGCGCACAGCCACAGCGCCGCCTCGGGCCAGCCCGACTCGAACAGCCAGCGCAGGCGGGCGGCGAACGGGTCGAGGGAGACCCGGCCCCGGGGCAGGGCGGCCGCCGTCAGCGACCCCAGCCGCGGCGCCTGCCACGGGCGGACCACGCTGCGCAGCAGCAGCCCGGGCGAGGCCATCCCGACCGAGCGGCTCCGCGGGCCGGGAACGGGTTCGTTCGGGCCGATCCGGCGCAGGATGCGAGCGCCCTCGGCGGAGACCGGATCGCCCGCGGTCCGCGCCGCGATGTCGGCCGCGCTGAAGCCCCCGCGCAGCAGGGCGGCGACGTGCGCCCCGGCGGAGGTGCCGACGACCAGCTCGGCCGAGCGCGGGTCCCAGCCGGTCGTCTCGGCGAGCGCGCGCAGCACGCCAGCGTGGAAGGCGTGCCCGACGACGCCCCCTGCCCCGAGAACCAGCCCGACCCGGCCCATGCGACCTCCCGCCTGCTTGCAAGTGTAGAGCCGCGCCTGGGTATCCCGCGTACCAGACGTCGACACGGCAAAGGCCACGGCCCACAGCGGCCCACGGCAGCGGGCCCGCCGCCCGATGACCTGGCCAGGCCGAGTGCGCGCACCTCGGCACGGCGCAACTCGGCACGGTGGCGCTGGGACGACCAAGTTGTTGGCCGGCGGGCCCGAAGGCCACGGCCCCGGCGGGATGCCGGGGCCGTGGCCATGGAACGGGTATCCGCTCAGCGGTTGCGCAGCGCCGAGATCAGCTCGTCCTTGCCCATCGAGGAGCGACCCTCGATGCCGAGCTCCTTGGCCCGCTCGCGCAGCTCCTCGACGCTCCGCTCCTCGTAGGAACGGGTGTCGCGGCCCTTGCGGGGGGCGCTGGCGGTGGTCGCCTTGGCGGCCTCGGGCCTGGGAGCGGCGGTCGTGCGGACCTCCACGGCCTGGTCGCTGCGGGCGCTCCCGACGACGATCTCGCGGTCGGCCTTCGGCTCGGTCTTGCTGGCGGCGATGTCGGCGGCCTTGTCGACGGCCCCGGCGGTGTCGACGGCCTCGGCGGTCTCGCCGGCGGCCCGGGTCACGCTGGTGCCGGCGGCCTTCACCCGGCTACGGGCGGTGCGGACCTGGTCGGCCGCGTCCCCGGTGGCGGAGCTGGTGCGGATCGAGTGGACCAGCTCGCGGCCGCGCCTGGCCAGCCCGTCGAACTCCTGCCCGGCCTGGCCGCGGAGGGTGCGGAGCCGCTCGGGGGCCTCCTTGCCGAGAGTCCGGACCTGCTTGGGGGTCTCGACGCGGACCCGGTCGATGGACCGGATCAGCTCGACGGCGGCCTCGCCAGCGCCCACGGTGGCGTAGGCGGAGTCGGCGAGCAGCGACCGCAGGGTGCGCTGGGCCTGCATGGCCTGCTCACGAGCCGCGTGGACCTGCTTGCGGGCACGCTCCCTGGTCCTGGTGGTGGTGGTGGTTGCCATGTGGTGGCTCCCTCAGTCGTGTGCGATGGTGGGTCTGCTTACTGCGGTACTCCCATGATAAACAATTGCAAGCACAGGCGCAACTCCGCAGGTAGGAGCCGGGCGGGTTCGGCCTCAGCTGATCCCGACTGCTCCGCGACCCGCCTGGACGCCCACCGCTTCCCGGCGGCACCTACGAGTCGCCGTGCATGCCCGACACCACCTCGTCCGCCTGGACGCCCACCGCTTCCCGGCGGCCCATCGACAAGGACTCGGGCCGGTTCGTCCTCGAGGTCACCCGCGGCGGCCGGCAGCGCGGCCGGGGCGCGGTCGCGCACCCCGGCCGCCCCTTCTACGATGGGTCCATGACCAAGCCCGCGACCGACGCCCAACCCAGGACCGACCTCCAACCCAGGACCGGCCAGCAATGAGCGACCAGGACGGGGACGACCCGAACCCGGTGGCCTCGAGCACCCGGCTGCACAGCCGGGTGCTGCGCCTGGCATCCGACCTCGACCTCCTGGACCTCGCCGCGGAGCCGGGGTTCGCCTGGGCCTCGCCAACCGGCGAGCTGGTGACCGCCGGCGTGGCGGCCCGGATCGAGGTCGCGACCGGGCGGGACCGGATCCAGCGGGCGGCCGACGAGGCCGGCGCGCTGCTGCGCGGCGCCCGCATCGACGACCCCCAGGGCAGCGGCCTGGGACCGTTGGCAGTCGGCGCGATCCCGTTCGGCGACGCCACCCCGGGCCGGCTCACCGTGCCCGAGCTGGCCCTCCGGCGCGGCCCGGGCCGCGCCGTGTGGGCGGTGGTGACGGCCGCGGGCCGCTGGCCCGACCCGCCCGACCTGCGCGCCCGGCCGCCAGCCGGTGCGAGCGACGGCGCCTGGCCGGGCATGCTCGCGGTCCGCTCCCCCGCCGGCCAGGACCGCGCCGGCTTCCAGGCCGCTGTGGCCGCTGCCCTGGACCTGATCGCCGCGGGCCGGCTGGACAAGGTCGTGCTCGCCCGCGAGCTGCTGGTCGAGGCGGCCGCGCCGTTCCGGAGCGCGGCGGTGCTGCGCCGCCTCCGCGACCGGTCGGCCGGCTCGTTCATGTACGCCAGCGACGGGTTCGTCGGCGCGAGCCCGGAGCTGCTGGTCGCGAGGAGGGGGAGGGTGGCCACCTCCCGGCCGATGGCCGGCACGGTCGCCCGCGGCGGCACGGCCCACGAGGAGGCCCGCCGGGTGGCCTGGCTGCGCTCCTCCGGCAAGGAGGCCGTCGAGCACCGCCTGGTGGTCGACATGGTGGCCGAGACGCTCGCCAAGGTGGCCGACGACGTCGCGGTCGCGCCGGTCGAGGTGGTGCGCCTGCCGACCGTCGCCCACCTCGCCACCCGGGTGTCGGCCGCGCTGACCGAGCCGCTGCCGTCCGCGCTCGAGCTTGCCGGCCTGCTGCACCCGACCCCGGCCGTGGCCGGAGCGCCCCGGGAAGCGGCCCTCGAGGTGCTCGCCTGGCTGGAGCCGTTCCACCGGGGCGCCTATGGCGGGCCGGTGGGCTGGGTCGACCACCGCGGCGACGGCGAGTGGGCGGTCGCCCTGCGCTGCGCGACGCTCGACGGCCCGGTCGCGCGGCTGGTGGCTGGCGCCGGGATCGTGGCCGGCTCCGACCCCGAGGCCGAGTGGGCCGAGTCCGGCTACAAGCTCGAGGCGATGCTGCGGGTGCTCACCAGCGCCTGACCGGGTCCAGCCCGGCACGCCCGCCACCTGTCGAAGGGAGCAAACCGCGACATGGACATCCAGGAGACGGCCCTGCCCGGGGTGGGGCTGCGCCACGACTTCACCACCCGCGCCGGGCGCCAGCTCGGCGTGGTCACCCACCGCAGCGGCCGGCGCGACCTGCTGCTCTACGACCGGGCCGACCCGGACGCCTGCCAGGAGGTCGTCCAGCTCACCGACGAGGAGGCCGACGCGCTGGCCGAGCTGCTGGGCGCCGCCCGGATCGTCGAGCGCCTGGCCGACCTGCAGCAGCAGGTCGAGGGCCTGGCCATCGACTGGCTGCCGATCCGGCCCGGCTCCCCCTACGGCGGCCGGACGATCGCCGACACCCAGGCCCGCACCCGCACCGGGGTGTCGATCGTCGCGGTCCTCCGGAACGGCAGCGCCGTGCCCGCGCCCGCCCCGGACTTCCAGCTCCAGCCGGGCGACACCCTGGTCGTGGTCGGGACCGCCCCCGGCGTCAGGTCGCTGGCCGGCATCCTGGGGAGCTGACCGCCATGCACGGCGCGACCCTGCTGCTGGAGCTTGGCGGGGTCATCCTCGGGCTCGGGATCCTCGGCCGGCTGGCCGGCCGGCTCGGGCTGTCGGCCATCCCCCTGTACCTCCTGGCCGGCCTGGCGTTCGGAGAGGGCGGACTGCTGCCGCTGGTCACCGCCCAGGAGTTCATCGAGGTGGGCGCCGAGATCGGCGTCATCCTGCTGCTGCTGCTCCTCGGCCTCGAGTACTCCGCCGACGAGCTGGTCGGCAGCCTGCGCGCCGCCGCACCGGCCGGCCTGGTCGACCTCGCCCTCAACTTCACTCCCGGCGTGCTGGCCGGACTGCTGCTGGGCTGGTCCCCGCTGACCGCGGTCGTGCTCGGCGGGGTGACCTACGTGACCTCCTCGGGCATCGTCGCCAAGGTCCTCAGCGACCTCGGGCGGCTGGGCAACCGCGAGACCCCGATGGTGCTGTCGATCCTGGTCATCGAGGACCTCGCCATGGCCGTCTACCTGCCGCTGGTCTCCGGGCTGCTGGTCGGCGGGAGCCTGCTGGCCGCCGCGGGACCCCTGGGGCTGGCGCTGGCCACCGTCGTGGCCGTGATCGTGCTCGCCGTCCGCTACGGCACCGCCCTCAGCCGCCTGGTGTTCAGCCCCAACGACGAGGTCCTGCTCCTGCTGATCCTCGGCCTCGCCCTGGTCGTGGCCGGACTCGCCCAGCGGCTGCAGGTCTCGGCCGCGGTCGGGGCGTTCCTGGTCGGCATCGCGCTGTCGGGCCCGGCCGCGGACGCCGCCCGCCCCCTGCTCACCCCGCTGCGCGACCTGTTCGCAGCGGTGTTCTTCGTGTTCTTCGGCCTGCGCACCGACCCCGGCTCCATCCCGGCCGTCGCCCCGGCCGCAATCGGCCTCGCCCTGGCCACCACGGCGACCAAGGTGGCCACCGGCTGGTGGGCGGCCCGCCGGGCCGGCGTCGGCACCAGGGGACGCTGGCGCGCCGGGGCCGTGCTGGTCGCCCGCGGCGAGTTCTCGATCGTGATCGCCGGGCTGGCCGTGTCCGCCGGCCCGGAGCCGGCCCTCGGCCCGCTGGCCGCCACCTACGTGCTGATCCTCGCCGTGCTCGGCCCGCTCCTGGCCCGGGTGGTCGACCCCCTGGTCGCGGCGGTGCGGCGCCGGGCCCGCCGCCGAGCGGCTCCGCAGGCGGCGGCCTCCGGACCCGGCGGCAGAGACCCGTAGCCGCAGGGCGGGGCCGAACGCCTACGGTCGCCCTGACCGGTCGCGCTCGCCCAGGGCCTCGGCCACGGCGCGGGCGGCCGCGCGGTGCCTGGCCAGGTTGACCGCGCGGTCGCCCGGGACCAGCAGCACGGTCGTGCGGTGCGCGGCGAGCGCCTCGGCGACAGCCGGGACCAGGTCGCCGGCGCGGGTCACCCGGTGGCAGGCCAGGCCGGCGGCGGCGGCCAGGGCGCCCAGGTCGAGGCCGTGCGGGGTGCCGAACAGGGGCTCGAAGTACCGCTCGGGAAGCTCGGCCTGAGGCAGGAACGAGAAGATCCCGCCACCGTCGTTGTCGCAGACGACGAATACCACCGGCTCGGCCCGGCGCCCGGCGCCGAGGACGCTGCTCGCGTCGTGGAGGAAGGTCAGGTCGCCGCAGAGCGCGGCGACCGGCCCGCCGCCGGCCGCGGCGACGCCCAGGGCGGTCGCGACGAACCCGTCGATGCCGCTCGCGCCCCGGTTGGCCACGAACGCCAGGCCGTCGCGGGCGCGGGCGAAGGTGTCCACGTCGCGCACTGGCATGCTCGACCCGACCACCAGGGTCGCCCCGCCGGGCAGGCCAGCCACCAGGTCGCGGGCGACCCGGCCCTCGAACGGCTCCTCCCAGCCGTCGAGCAGGGCGTCCATGGCCGACCCGGCCAGCGCGTCCGCGGAGGTCCAGGCGTGCAGCCAGGCCGCGGCTCCCGCGGCCCGCTCGGGTCCGGTCAGATCCGGGGACCGGCCAGCTCCCAGGCAGTGCGCCGGGACCGAGTCCCCCGCCCCCCGGCAGGCCGATGCCGAGTCCCCTGGCCCGCGGCACCCCGGGCCGAGCGCGGCCGCGACCGCGCCGAGCAGCGCGGACGCATCGGCCACGAGGCGGGTGGCGGCGGCCCGGCCCGGGTCGGGCCAGGCCCCGTCCGGGTCGACGAGCACCTGGGGCACGCTCGCGTCCAGCCAGGTGCCGAGCGCCTTGCTGGTCGGGCCGGCACCCACCCGGACCACCAGCTCTGGCCGGTGGGCGGCGGCGAACCCAGGCACCCGGAGCAGGGCGTCGTAAGCGGCCACGGCGTGCGGTCCGCGGCGGTGGCCCGACAGCGGGTCGGCCAGCACCGGCCAGCCAGCCGCCCGGGCGAACGCGTCGGCAGCCTC
This genomic interval carries:
- a CDS encoding Tad domain-containing protein, with translation MGDRFPRRDDEHGQVAVIVALVLTLMLAFGALVVDVGLSWAARSEAQTAADAAVLAGLAELPGDPAGAVAAVKAYLNSNVPGLDDGTGWDVNATDADGDITCWAPPAPVPAPGAGCHAGNTAIQVVTPPLEPTYAFAGILGRRSGAVKALAAAGPTSGITPCALCVLDRDAAQALAVTGGGGITVSGAGVVVNSDAVNAAVLSGGGGVTAPSIGVVGGVQASSSGQFTPSPTLGIPPVEDPLAGLPTPDQVRALPPRGTVVASPSTPPVNEGVYDRIVVGGGSTTLRMNPGIYVVTGEFTLSSSATVLGAGVTVYLACPQYPQPCNGPGATFSQNSTARYLVTAPASGLYKGLSIFADQTNTSPITLTSSSTGSFTGTIYAAAGGLHLSSDGGILQLNSLVVAGTMQISSGSGTNLVYNPSQNATITPSGSRLIR
- a CDS encoding Rho termination factor N-terminal domain-containing protein, translating into MATTTTTRTRERARKQVHAAREQAMQAQRTLRSLLADSAYATVGAGEAAVELIRSIDRVRVETPKQVRTLGKEAPERLRTLRGQAGQEFDGLARRGRELVHSIRTSSATGDAADQVRTARSRVKAAGTSVTRAAGETAEAVDTAGAVDKAADIAASKTEPKADREIVVGSARSDQAVEVRTTAAPRPEAAKATTASAPRKGRDTRSYEERSVEELRERAKELGIEGRSSMGKDELISALRNR
- a CDS encoding cation:proton antiporter; this translates as MHGATLLLELGGVILGLGILGRLAGRLGLSAIPLYLLAGLAFGEGGLLPLVTAQEFIEVGAEIGVILLLLLLGLEYSADELVGSLRAAAPAGLVDLALNFTPGVLAGLLLGWSPLTAVVLGGVTYVTSSGIVAKVLSDLGRLGNRETPMVLSILVIEDLAMAVYLPLVSGLLVGGSLLAAAGPLGLALATVVAVIVLAVRYGTALSRLVFSPNDEVLLLLILGLALVVAGLAQRLQVSAAVGAFLVGIALSGPAADAARPLLTPLRDLFAAVFFVFFGLRTDPGSIPAVAPAAIGLALATTATKVATGWWAARRAGVGTRGRWRAGAVLVARGEFSIVIAGLAVSAGPEPALGPLAATYVLILAVLGPLLARVVDPLVAAVRRRARRRAAPQAAASGPGGRDP
- the menD gene encoding 2-succinyl-5-enolpyruvyl-6-hydroxy-3-cyclohexene-1-carboxylic-acid synthase, which produces MSDAGRTFALTLVDELVRGGVADACLAPGSRSAPLALALAEHPGVRVHVHVDERSAGFFALGAAKRSGRPAAVVCTSGTAAANFHPAVLEAHHARVPLLVLTADRPPELRDTGANQSVDQLRLYGDAVRWFCEVSLPVDGPGAGRYWRSLAARAVAAAAGPPAGPVHLNLAFAEPLVPGELGGEPAPGRPGGAPWTVSAAFPRRPAPAEVDALAERVRAASRGLLVVGWGSGLGLEAADAFARAAGWPVLADPLSGHRRGPHAVAAYDALLRVPGFAAAHRPELVVRVGAGPTSKALGTWLDASVPQVLVDPDGAWPDPGRAAATRLVADASALLGAVAAALGPGCRGPGDSASACRGAGDSVPAHCLGAGRSPDLTGPERAAGAAAWLHAWTSADALAGSAMDALLDGWEEPFEGRVARDLVAGLPGGATLVVGSSMPVRDVDTFARARDGLAFVANRGASGIDGFVATALGVAAAGGGPVAALCGDLTFLHDASSVLGAGRRAEPVVFVVCDNDGGGIFSFLPQAELPERYFEPLFGTPHGLDLGALAAAAGLACHRVTRAGDLVPAVAEALAAHRTTVLLVPGDRAVNLARHRAAARAVAEALGERDRSGRP
- a CDS encoding patatin-like phospholipase family protein — its product is MGRVGLVLGAGGVVGHAFHAGVLRALAETTGWDPRSAELVVGTSAGAHVAALLRGGFSAADIAARTAGDPVSAEGARILRRIGPNEPVPGPRSRSVGMASPGLLLRSVVRPWQAPRLGSLTAAALPRGRVSLDPFAARLRWLFESGWPEAALWLCAVRLRDGRRVVLGQPGAPATDVGTAVAASCAIPGWFAPAQIGGNWYIDGGVHSPTNLDAVAGLGLDLVVVSAPMSVARGVRRRSVDLPARRALRLRLADEAWRVRRQGTLVVAFQPTAADLEVMGLNSMNPRRRYPVVRRAYESALGRLGRPECRDRLAALGDDG
- a CDS encoding AAA family ATPase, coding for MSGHGGALACELRAERAQLARARACLAEMRRRAESLDATGGDEIAEEVVRARLRLRVAALADDGTVPLFFGRIDYDEAAELADEAAELAGERFHIGRRHIHDDLMDPVVVDWRASVARPFYRASPQDPWGLWRRRRFGFSQGELTSFQDEHFEDDADLAIAEAALRAEIERPRVGPMRDIVATIQPEQDDLVRASLGETICIQGGPGTGKTAVGLHRAAYLLYEHRDRLRTDDVLVVGPSRAFMAFISQVLPGLGEVDVTQRTIGELVGGVTVRGTDTPAAAAVKADARMAEVLRRAVYSRVRLPAEPLAMPFGSSAVWLPASRLRAMVAALRDRGVPYAAARELLWEQLGRACQTQAERGGHAGFESIDDAVKAARRSKAARRLVDAAWPALQPARLLFDLLGDEEALRAAAGGVLGDVEQKELAWARRPRSRAAAPWTAADAFLLDELAALLDAPRSYGHVVVDEAQDLSAMQLRALGRRCRYGSATLLGDLAQGTTPWAVDDWGTALAHLGKPEGEIRSLPRAFRAPRAVLDLANRLLPHIAPGLTPARSVREVSGALELRQVEPSGLAAAWVRAVRDALRAEGSVGVIAADGEVDRVAGELRRHGTDLAALDRLGQAARVTVVPASQAKGLEYDQVVVVEPAAIVQAEPLGLRRLYIVLSRAVTHLTVVHAEPLPALLAGPAGSP
- a CDS encoding isochorismate synthase, which translates into the protein MSDQDGDDPNPVASSTRLHSRVLRLASDLDLLDLAAEPGFAWASPTGELVTAGVAARIEVATGRDRIQRAADEAGALLRGARIDDPQGSGLGPLAVGAIPFGDATPGRLTVPELALRRGPGRAVWAVVTAAGRWPDPPDLRARPPAGASDGAWPGMLAVRSPAGQDRAGFQAAVAAALDLIAAGRLDKVVLARELLVEAAAPFRSAAVLRRLRDRSAGSFMYASDGFVGASPELLVARRGRVATSRPMAGTVARGGTAHEEARRVAWLRSSGKEAVEHRLVVDMVAETLAKVADDVAVAPVEVVRLPTVAHLATRVSAALTEPLPSALELAGLLHPTPAVAGAPREAALEVLAWLEPFHRGAYGGPVGWVDHRGDGEWAVALRCATLDGPVARLVAGAGIVAGSDPEAEWAESGYKLEAMLRVLTSA
- a CDS encoding cation:proton antiporter regulatory subunit, with the translated sequence MDIQETALPGVGLRHDFTTRAGRQLGVVTHRSGRRDLLLYDRADPDACQEVVQLTDEEADALAELLGAARIVERLADLQQQVEGLAIDWLPIRPGSPYGGRTIADTQARTRTGVSIVAVLRNGSAVPAPAPDFQLQPGDTLVVVGTAPGVRSLAGILGS
- a CDS encoding wax ester/triacylglycerol synthase family O-acyltransferase, which gives rise to MDRLSPQDASFLHIEDDVNHMHIGSVAIFEGPSPAYADVERMVAGKLPLAPRYRQRVRTVPFAVGRPVWSDDVHFRLGYHLRHTALPQPGGREQLRNLVGRVMSQQLDRTKPLWELWVVEGLEDGHWALFTKAHHCMVDGIAGTDLLTVLLDDTPEPSPAVPDTWRPVPEPSSLRLAGEAVIDYLASPYEQWRAARAVTGAPLRLARLLADTARGLATVPGLVRVAPGSSLAGPIGPHRRWGWAAATLDDVRTVRTGLGGTVNDVVLAAVTRGLRDLLLAHGDTPEGAVVRSLVPVSVRRPGERGSYNNRVSAMVAELPVGVADPAERLAAVRRQMDGLKQSRQAVAAETLTSLSGFAPPLLLALGARVAIRALGRFGQGSVNTVTTNVPGPQHPLYALGRRLVEACPYVPLASPMRVGVAVFSYDGRLTFGVTADYDSVPDVEVVCQGIEAGLAELVKLAVVTG